One genomic window of Gemmatimonadaceae bacterium includes the following:
- a CDS encoding AAA family ATPase produces the protein MAVRRPDLLEVLEIGAGLATVMGQVHARRIIHKNLSPHSVWYDQSRSEIRLTDFSIAGRIADDGYQIPLAGHIEGLLTHIAPEQTGRLVRVVDHRADHYAIGIILYQLLTGRLPFSSVDPLQIVHAHLARIPTAPHELDAAIPAAVSGIVMKLLAKAPDERYQSAYGLRADLLSCAVQLRASARVEAFLLGTHDSFETFQISQRLYGRDAAHAALFEAFARTAKGATQLVLVRGAPGAGKSVLVNELQKTILGANGHYVSGKFDQYRNDVPYAGIVRALRDLVGQILSRSDHELAAWREKLLAAIGSRGQVLVDVIPALELITGPCPPVPSLPVEEDRNRFNFVFRDFTRALADAAHPLVLFLDDLQWVDAGSLSLLQLLLTDPATQHLLVVGAYRDGEVQPGSRLLGTLDALESDNVHVQRIDLPPLAVEHVQGLVQDTLRCGESAAHALAELVHKKTEGNPFFVSQFLQFLYDEGLLAFDREFGRWTWDLERIESEGITDDVVDLMTTRITRLSEEGQRTLKLAAFLGNEFTLRTIATVCERTSADVLQELRSARREGLLVARADRAGAADLRPHTGEGNTFRFLHDRVQQAAYALTPQAERAAIHVQIGRLLQAAMSAEELALAPFEVVNNLNRGIDLLTGADERRQLAELNRRAARRAQSTTAYDAALTYLNTGLSLLGDDCWERDYDLAYDLYSRRLQVDFVTGAFDAADRTFAVLRAKVTDPIDRAYVATQKIIIDTASDRADAAIALGLAALRELGVRIPAKANAVHVIVELVKNRLMMLRRRPTHLVNLPEMSDRRLQAVLQILKVISVAAYIQNPYLMALIAAKITNMSIRFGNGPASPQGYVLHGLVIGSLTGDYQAGYDFGQAAVTPERTLR, from the coding sequence GTGGCGGTACGACGGCCCGACTTGCTTGAAGTGCTCGAGATTGGCGCCGGTCTGGCCACGGTTATGGGGCAGGTGCACGCGCGGCGCATCATCCACAAGAATCTTTCCCCGCATAGCGTCTGGTATGATCAGTCGCGATCCGAGATTCGGCTGACGGACTTCAGCATCGCGGGGCGTATCGCCGACGACGGATACCAGATTCCGCTGGCCGGTCACATCGAGGGGTTGCTGACACACATCGCGCCCGAGCAGACCGGTCGATTGGTCCGCGTGGTGGATCACCGGGCCGATCACTACGCGATCGGCATCATCCTGTATCAACTGCTGACGGGACGACTCCCGTTCAGTTCCGTGGATCCGCTGCAAATTGTGCACGCGCACCTGGCCCGCATCCCCACGGCACCGCACGAGCTGGATGCGGCGATCCCGGCCGCGGTGTCAGGCATCGTCATGAAGCTGCTGGCCAAGGCACCGGACGAGCGCTATCAGAGCGCCTACGGTCTGCGAGCCGACCTGCTGTCGTGCGCGGTCCAGTTGCGCGCCAGCGCGCGCGTCGAGGCGTTTCTTCTCGGCACGCACGATTCGTTCGAAACGTTTCAGATTTCGCAACGATTGTACGGGCGCGATGCGGCGCATGCCGCGCTCTTCGAGGCGTTTGCGCGCACGGCGAAGGGTGCCACCCAGTTGGTGCTGGTGCGGGGCGCACCGGGTGCCGGCAAGTCGGTCCTCGTCAACGAACTGCAGAAAACCATTCTCGGGGCCAACGGACACTACGTCTCGGGCAAGTTCGATCAGTATCGCAACGACGTCCCGTATGCGGGCATCGTGCGCGCCCTGCGGGATCTGGTGGGGCAGATCCTCAGCCGATCGGATCATGAACTGGCGGCGTGGCGTGAAAAGCTGCTGGCCGCCATCGGATCCCGCGGACAAGTGCTGGTTGATGTCATTCCCGCACTGGAATTGATCACCGGACCGTGCCCGCCGGTGCCCAGCCTGCCGGTCGAGGAAGATCGCAACCGCTTCAACTTCGTCTTTCGCGACTTCACGCGCGCACTGGCGGATGCCGCACATCCGCTGGTGCTGTTTCTCGATGATCTGCAGTGGGTGGACGCCGGTTCGCTCAGCCTGCTGCAGCTGCTGCTGACCGATCCCGCCACGCAGCACCTGCTCGTGGTTGGGGCCTATCGGGATGGTGAAGTGCAGCCCGGCAGTCGCTTGTTGGGCACACTCGACGCGCTCGAGTCCGACAACGTGCATGTCCAGCGCATCGACCTCCCGCCGCTCGCCGTCGAGCACGTGCAGGGGCTGGTGCAGGATACGCTGCGATGTGGTGAATCCGCCGCGCACGCACTCGCTGAGCTGGTGCACAAGAAGACCGAGGGGAATCCGTTCTTCGTGAGTCAGTTTCTGCAGTTCCTGTACGACGAAGGACTGCTCGCCTTCGACCGGGAGTTCGGCCGGTGGACATGGGATCTGGAGCGGATCGAGTCGGAGGGCATCACCGACGACGTGGTGGACCTGATGACCACCAGGATCACGCGACTGTCGGAAGAGGGGCAGCGGACGCTGAAACTCGCGGCGTTTCTGGGCAACGAGTTCACGTTGCGGACCATCGCCACGGTGTGCGAACGCACGTCCGCGGATGTGCTGCAGGAATTGCGCAGCGCGCGACGTGAGGGACTGCTGGTGGCCCGCGCCGATCGGGCCGGCGCCGCGGATCTCCGGCCGCACACGGGCGAGGGGAACACATTCCGATTCCTGCATGATCGGGTGCAACAGGCGGCGTACGCCCTGACACCGCAGGCGGAGCGGGCCGCGATACATGTGCAGATTGGCCGACTGCTGCAGGCGGCCATGTCGGCGGAGGAACTCGCGCTCGCGCCGTTTGAAGTGGTGAACAACCTGAATCGCGGGATCGACCTCCTGACAGGGGCGGACGAGCGACGCCAGCTGGCTGAGCTGAATCGCCGCGCGGCGCGCCGGGCACAGTCGACCACGGCGTACGACGCCGCGCTCACCTACCTGAACACGGGCCTGTCGCTGCTCGGCGACGATTGCTGGGAGCGGGATTACGATTTGGCCTACGACCTGTACTCCCGCCGACTGCAGGTGGACTTTGTCACGGGCGCGTTCGATGCGGCCGACCGGACCTTCGCCGTGCTGCGGGCGAAGGTCACCGATCCGATTGACCGTGCGTACGTGGCGACCCAGAAGATCATCATCGACACCGCGTCCGACCGCGCCGACGCGGCGATCGCGTTGGGTCTTGCCGCGCTCCGTGAACTCGGTGTCCGCATCCCGGCCAAGGCAAATGCCGTTCACGTGATCGTTGAACTCGTGAAGAACCGGCTCATGATGTTGCGTCGCCGACCCACCCACCTGGTGAACCTGCCCGAAATGAGCGACCGGAGGCTGCAAGCGGTGCTGCAGATCCTCAAGGTCATTTCTGTGGCCGCGTATATCCAGAATCCGTACTTGATGGCACTGATCGCGGCGAAGATCACCAATATGTCCATCCGCTTCGGCAATGGTCCGGCGTCGCCGCAGGGATACGTGCTGCACGGTCTGGTCATCGGGTCGCTCACGGGCGACTACCAGGCGGGCTACGACTTCGGACAGGCCGCGGTCACCCCTGAGCGAACGCTTCGATGA
- a CDS encoding carboxypeptidase-like regulatory domain-containing protein: protein MFAGCIGLLSSCWLSVRPLARVSAQDGGTVVGVVVHATSQLAIESARLEVEGTRVRAVTDRDGRFRLADVPAGARTLMVSWMSSGSQRVPIQVAKRGTIELRIEYRSHPFALSEIRVTAGSRVPQWVVEAPIAIAVVDRVEARNYAATGQLPQVIKGLPGHGCLAEWHSRLQREHVWLQLRSGPAHAGADGRTRPGDPVPRGSGMECAVPAHR, encoded by the coding sequence GTGTTCGCCGGCTGCATCGGGCTGCTCTCTTCATGCTGGCTGTCGGTGCGCCCGCTCGCGCGCGTGTCAGCGCAAGACGGCGGGACGGTGGTGGGCGTTGTCGTGCACGCCACGTCCCAGCTGGCCATCGAGTCGGCGCGACTGGAGGTCGAGGGAACCCGCGTGCGTGCGGTGACAGATCGCGATGGACGATTCCGTCTGGCCGACGTTCCCGCCGGCGCACGGACGTTGATGGTGTCCTGGATGTCGTCGGGCTCGCAGCGGGTGCCGATACAGGTGGCGAAACGCGGCACGATCGAATTGCGCATCGAGTATCGCAGCCATCCGTTTGCGTTGTCGGAAATCCGGGTGACGGCGGGGTCCCGAGTGCCACAGTGGGTGGTCGAGGCCCCCATCGCCATCGCCGTCGTGGACCGCGTGGAGGCTCGCAACTACGCCGCCACCGGGCAGCTGCCGCAGGTCATCAAAGGCCTGCCAGGGCATGGATGTCTCGCCGAATGGCATTCACGACTTCAACGTGAACACGTGTGGCTTCAACTCCGATCTGGCCCAGCGCATGCTGGTGCTGATGGACGGACGCGACCTGGCGATCCCGTTCCTCGCGGCTCAGGAATGGAGTGCGCTGTCCCTGCCCATCGATGA
- a CDS encoding TonB-dependent receptor yields the protein MVPIEEQSSLLHVETQWNGAARNDRVKFVLGGSYRRSLVDSRGTLVAAADDARNDWSGGAFGQVKFELRPGLSIVAAGRADGSDLYDAQFSPKLAMVYAPTPVQSLRASVGKGFQTPRMTNFFLHVPLGLPADLRALEGGLRTALGSALANVPSGTLFTQSGAVPALALGNPTLDVEHVTSYEVGFRREIARRVNLTLDGYYSVVRDFVSALLPYANPTFGRWTAPASVDASARGAVESAVVAALGQPRALRACRTPQAPRPLSTLRKRRSGDGTGVEVGVAVELSKAHPRGWELLVFRVHHRRRGAVGAR from the coding sequence GTGGTGCCGATCGAAGAGCAGTCCAGCCTGTTGCATGTGGAAACGCAATGGAACGGAGCGGCGCGGAATGACCGGGTGAAATTCGTGCTGGGTGGATCCTATCGACGGAGCCTGGTGGATTCCCGCGGCACGTTGGTCGCCGCCGCAGACGATGCGCGTAACGATTGGTCGGGCGGCGCGTTTGGTCAGGTGAAATTCGAACTCAGGCCGGGTCTGAGCATCGTCGCGGCCGGTCGCGCGGATGGGTCCGATCTGTACGACGCACAGTTCTCACCGAAGTTGGCGATGGTGTATGCACCCACGCCGGTGCAGTCGCTGCGCGCGTCGGTCGGCAAGGGATTTCAGACGCCGCGGATGACGAATTTCTTTCTCCACGTGCCGCTGGGACTGCCGGCGGACTTGCGCGCGCTGGAGGGAGGGCTGCGCACCGCGCTTGGATCGGCGTTGGCGAATGTGCCGTCCGGCACGCTGTTCACGCAGTCCGGTGCCGTTCCCGCGCTGGCCCTGGGCAATCCCACACTCGACGTGGAGCACGTGACGAGTTACGAGGTCGGATTCCGGCGGGAGATTGCGCGTCGTGTCAACCTCACGCTCGACGGGTACTACTCGGTGGTGAGGGATTTCGTCAGTGCGCTGCTGCCGTATGCGAATCCGACGTTCGGTCGGTGGACGGCGCCCGCATCGGTCGACGCATCGGCGCGCGGGGCCGTGGAATCCGCCGTGGTGGCGGCGCTGGGCCAGCCTCGGGCCTTACGCGCCTGCAGGACGCCGCAGGCACCACGGCCATTGTCTACCCTACGGAAACGCCGGTCGGGCGACGGAACGGGAGTGGAAGTCGGTGTCGCTGTCGAACTCAGCAAAGCGCATCCGCGTGGATGGGAATTACTCGTATTTCGGGTACACCATCGACGAAGGGGTGCCGTTGGTGCCCGGTGA
- a CDS encoding M28 family peptidase — MNATRPCARAIGLAALLVACTHQSGGPAGGTRPIMTTAAITEADLRQRLFRVTDDSTMGRETGSKGAYSVTEYIAAEFKRLGLEPGGDNGGWFQVVPMWRVAVDPASRLSAGGTSLTVFRDFMPGSSLAPARVLNAAAVVYGGSIRDTTPWIPAASAAGKVVLIDVPLGTSFRAASAVGSRYRDAIALLVSGLEDVPAEQVARLREGRPVPDTSRNARGVPIVWVSRSAARTIMGADVAALAPGAAGLPLSGRFDYPRTPVAYAARNVVGILRGNDARLRSQYLTLTAHNDHVGYDHSPVDHDSLRAFNTVVRPMGADSPVRSVTTAEWARIRAMLDSLRRVNTPRLDSIRNGADDDGSGTASILEIAEAFALGGTRPKRSLIFVSHTGEEAGLLGSRWFGDHAPVPVDSIVGEIDQDMVGRGTSSDFPRNGTGAGSDTYLEVIGAKRISREFGEYLERANAQQPIPFAFDYTFDAPGHPLQYYCRADHYNYARHGIPAVAFSRGEHQDYHQVTDEAQYISYRDLQRVSKMVFDAAMLIGNAAERPKRDGAKPTDPNAPCRQWAGTRAGTRAGRNAGTP, encoded by the coding sequence ATGAACGCGACTCGTCCGTGTGCCAGGGCTATTGGATTGGCCGCGCTGCTGGTTGCCTGCACGCACCAGTCGGGTGGGCCCGCCGGCGGCACCCGCCCCATCATGACCACCGCGGCCATCACCGAGGCCGATCTGCGGCAACGCCTGTTTCGCGTGACCGATGACTCCACCATGGGTCGCGAAACCGGCAGCAAGGGAGCGTACTCGGTCACCGAATACATCGCCGCCGAGTTCAAGCGCCTGGGACTGGAGCCAGGCGGTGACAACGGTGGGTGGTTTCAGGTGGTCCCGATGTGGCGAGTGGCCGTCGATCCCGCCTCAAGATTATCGGCGGGTGGGACGTCACTCACGGTTTTCCGCGACTTCATGCCCGGCAGCAGCCTCGCTCCCGCACGCGTACTGAACGCCGCTGCGGTGGTATACGGCGGAAGCATCCGCGATACCACGCCGTGGATTCCGGCGGCAAGTGCGGCGGGCAAGGTGGTGCTGATCGATGTACCGCTGGGCACGTCGTTTCGCGCGGCGTCCGCTGTCGGATCGCGCTATCGTGACGCCATCGCCCTGCTGGTATCCGGATTGGAAGACGTTCCCGCCGAGCAAGTGGCGCGGTTGCGCGAGGGTCGACCGGTTCCCGATACGTCGCGCAACGCGCGCGGCGTACCCATAGTATGGGTCAGCCGCAGCGCGGCGCGCACCATCATGGGTGCCGACGTGGCGGCGCTGGCGCCGGGAGCCGCGGGTCTGCCGCTCAGCGGGCGCTTTGACTATCCGCGCACGCCCGTGGCGTACGCGGCGCGTAACGTGGTGGGCATTCTGCGCGGCAACGATGCGCGGCTGCGCTCACAGTATCTCACCCTCACCGCGCACAATGATCACGTGGGCTATGATCACAGTCCCGTGGATCACGACTCGCTGCGCGCCTTCAACACCGTAGTGCGTCCCATGGGCGCCGACTCCCCGGTGCGCTCGGTCACGACGGCCGAGTGGGCGCGCATACGCGCGATGCTGGACAGTCTCCGGCGCGTCAACACCCCGCGACTCGATTCCATTCGCAATGGAGCCGACGACGATGGGTCGGGCACAGCATCCATTTTGGAAATCGCCGAAGCGTTTGCGCTGGGCGGCACGCGACCGAAACGGTCGTTGATCTTTGTCAGTCACACCGGCGAGGAAGCCGGCCTGCTGGGCTCACGCTGGTTTGGTGATCACGCGCCCGTGCCGGTCGATTCCATTGTCGGCGAGATCGACCAGGATATGGTGGGGCGCGGAACGTCCAGCGATTTCCCGCGCAACGGCACCGGGGCCGGGAGCGACACGTACCTAGAGGTGATTGGCGCCAAGCGCATCTCGCGCGAATTCGGCGAGTATCTCGAACGGGCGAACGCGCAACAGCCGATTCCGTTTGCGTTCGACTACACGTTTGATGCGCCGGGACACCCGCTGCAGTACTACTGCCGGGCCGATCATTACAACTACGCGCGGCACGGCATCCCGGCGGTGGCATTCTCGCGAGGCGAGCATCAGGACTACCATCAGGTGACCGACGAGGCGCAGTATATCAGCTACCGGGACCTGCAGCGCGTGTCGAAAATGGTGTTCGACGCCGCGATGCTGATCGGCAACGCCGCGGAGCGACCGAAACGTGATGGTGCGAAGCCGACAGATCCGAATGCGCCGTGCCGACAGTGGGCAGGAACGCGGGCAGGAACGCGGGCGGGCAGGAACGCGGGCACTCCATGA
- a CDS encoding TonB-dependent receptor: MSLSNSAKRIRVDGNYSYFGYTIDEGVPLVPGDLIAPNTPKHKGNLRASYTAGRFDAWGGVNVTSAHEWSSGFFQGRIPSSQRIDAGAGYLVRPRVRLHTIATNLFDQRTYQIYGGSIDRRRVLAGVTGTF; the protein is encoded by the coding sequence GTGTCGCTGTCGAACTCAGCAAAGCGCATCCGCGTGGATGGGAATTACTCGTATTTCGGGTACACCATCGACGAAGGGGTGCCGTTGGTGCCCGGTGATCTGATTGCGCCCAACACGCCCAAACACAAAGGAAACCTGCGGGCGTCGTACACGGCCGGACGTTTCGATGCATGGGGTGGTGTGAATGTCACCTCCGCCCACGAATGGTCATCGGGGTTCTTTCAGGGTCGTATTCCATCCAGCCAGCGGATTGACGCTGGGGCGGGCTATCTGGTGCGTCCACGCGTCCGACTGCACACGATTGCCACCAACCTGTTCGACCAGCGCACGTACCAGATCTACGGTGGATCGATCGATCGCCGACGCGTCCTCGCCGGCGTGACCGGCACATTCTGA
- a CDS encoding TonB-dependent receptor plug domain-containing protein: protein MDGRDLAIPFLAAQEWSALSLPIDDFERIEVARGPSAALYGANAYNGVINLISPAPRDVIGSRVAVSGGELGTVRVDLRHAKVFGRAQQFGVRANVGLSRSDDWHLSRTNLGDLEREYGRRVDTADYPVHTPAPGFEVLPLNGQRLTGLPGAATGTPDPVENVYGTARLDYYRPSGAIGTLEGGAARTANQLFMTNVGRFQVDHAWRPWAGRVD from the coding sequence ATGGACGGACGCGACCTGGCGATCCCGTTCCTCGCGGCTCAGGAATGGAGTGCGCTGTCCCTGCCCATCGATGACTTCGAGCGCATTGAAGTCGCGAGAGGGCCGTCGGCGGCGCTGTACGGCGCCAATGCGTACAACGGCGTGATCAACCTCATCAGCCCCGCTCCGCGCGACGTCATTGGCAGCCGCGTGGCGGTGTCTGGTGGTGAACTCGGCACCGTGCGCGTTGACCTGCGGCATGCGAAGGTCTTCGGCCGCGCGCAACAGTTCGGCGTGCGCGCCAACGTGGGTCTTTCGCGCAGCGACGATTGGCATCTTTCACGCACGAACCTCGGAGATCTGGAGCGGGAGTATGGGCGCCGCGTGGATACCGCGGACTATCCCGTGCACACACCCGCACCGGGTTTCGAGGTGCTGCCGTTGAACGGGCAGCGTCTGACTGGCCTGCCAGGCGCGGCCACCGGCACCCCTGATCCGGTCGAAAACGTGTATGGGACCGCGCGGCTCGATTACTATCGCCCCAGCGGTGCCATCGGCACGCTGGAAGGCGGTGCGGCACGCACGGCCAATCAACTGTTCATGACCAATGTGGGGCGTTTTCAGGTGGATCACGCCTGGCGACCGTGGGCGGGCCGCGTGGACTGA
- a CDS encoding methyltransferase domain-containing protein, translating to MQRSTDSQPGVGGDVRRAVVQYYDNTWVDYRLAWLNGSNMAIHFGFHDERHRAHGAALENTNRVLADIVGVKAGERILDAGCGIGGSSLWLARNLGAEVVGITLVPSQVRRARLQADRQGLGGQVRFEVADYTDTKLDDASFDVVWALESLCHAPVKEAFYREAVRVLRPGGRLVVAEYFRTRRGMPSADEAVVREWLDGWEIPDIDTRDEHVEAAARAGLVSVGVEDHTDATRPSLRRAHDRARMAHPLLTACHMLGVRNRIQHRNAVAIRRQYQALMRDTWFYAVLTARKPV from the coding sequence ATGCAGCGATCGACCGATTCTCAGCCTGGAGTTGGCGGCGATGTGCGTCGCGCGGTAGTCCAATACTACGACAATACGTGGGTGGACTATCGCTTGGCGTGGCTCAACGGCAGCAACATGGCGATTCACTTCGGATTCCATGACGAGCGGCACCGAGCCCACGGCGCGGCGCTGGAGAATACGAACCGTGTGTTGGCCGACATCGTGGGTGTGAAAGCCGGCGAACGCATTCTGGACGCTGGCTGCGGGATCGGCGGCAGCAGTTTGTGGCTGGCGCGCAACCTCGGCGCTGAGGTGGTTGGCATCACCCTGGTGCCCAGTCAGGTGCGACGCGCGCGTCTCCAAGCCGACCGACAGGGACTGGGTGGGCAGGTGCGCTTTGAGGTCGCCGACTACACCGACACCAAATTGGACGACGCATCCTTTGACGTGGTGTGGGCGCTGGAGAGCCTCTGTCACGCGCCGGTCAAGGAGGCGTTTTATCGGGAAGCCGTCCGCGTCCTGCGCCCCGGCGGGCGACTGGTTGTCGCCGAGTACTTTCGCACCCGGCGTGGGATGCCGTCAGCCGACGAGGCGGTGGTCAGAGAGTGGCTCGACGGCTGGGAGATCCCCGACATCGACACGCGGGACGAGCACGTCGAGGCGGCCGCACGGGCCGGTCTGGTGTCTGTTGGCGTTGAAGATCACACGGACGCCACGCGTCCCTCCCTGCGACGTGCACACGATCGCGCGCGGATGGCGCATCCCCTGCTGACGGCCTGCCACATGCTCGGCGTCCGCAACCGTATCCAACACCGCAATGCCGTCGCCATCCGACGCCAGTATCAGGCGCTGATGCGCGACACATGGTTCTACGCCGTCTTGACGGCAAGGAAGCCGGTATAG
- a CDS encoding GAF domain-containing protein, whose protein sequence is MTETFTHVALGTPLDELRAIVDRHQRFADQSKNDFGILMNVSRQWINVLQDRADGVNGSSLTFAQSPYAAEIVGGDNATRLVHLLLYQLRLAYHLGEYETAAVTGEQTDALIDRVLGQIQCSEHYFYFGLSAAAMVRMRPAERSKWVRVVNKCRRKLAKWTTTCAENFEDRMLLLDAESQALKNPESALGKFDEAIASAERHGFTHNAGTGNELAGRLSLALGRRTVATVYLRAAVNAYARWGAFAKVRRLAAEFSELGVSAAPDTPIARPTQGHWDVGGTGETMDLDSLLKSAQTISGERQLDRLLDRLLRLVLENAGAERGCVMVSRNGELLIEASGSVEDAAITVLQAESAEASTELCYPIVQYVARTKGDLVLADARSDARFRTDAYVVRRQPKSVLCFPVLKQGELIGLLYLENNLTTGAFTPQRLQVLQLIASEVATAIENARLSENLLLSAHALEIARSKVDLLEKAKVELAKFVPKSVQRAIEENPDAPNLEKRAADVSVLFLDLAGYTRMCEVLGTDRAHDTVQRYFSSYLVEVIDNGGEIAETAGDGLMILFQDPDPRVNATDAARAALAIRRKTLELNATAARDGEAVVVNIGINSGPVSLGATKFESAAGTRYTYTASGSTTNLAARVGAVATEGTILLTSDTARRIEARFALSDQGRRVLKNVAEPVWIYSLDAERPADLGTTR, encoded by the coding sequence ATGACGGAGACGTTCACGCATGTGGCGCTGGGCACGCCGCTTGACGAACTCCGGGCGATCGTCGATCGGCACCAGCGATTTGCCGATCAGTCGAAGAACGATTTCGGCATTCTCATGAATGTCAGCAGGCAGTGGATCAACGTGCTTCAGGATCGCGCAGATGGCGTGAACGGGAGCTCGCTTACCTTCGCCCAGTCGCCATACGCCGCCGAGATTGTTGGCGGTGACAACGCCACCAGACTGGTGCACTTGCTGCTGTACCAGCTGCGTCTGGCCTATCACCTGGGTGAATACGAGACGGCGGCCGTAACGGGAGAGCAGACTGACGCACTGATCGACCGGGTGCTCGGCCAGATCCAGTGTTCCGAGCACTACTTCTATTTCGGACTGTCGGCCGCAGCCATGGTCCGCATGCGGCCAGCCGAGCGGTCCAAGTGGGTGCGCGTGGTCAACAAGTGCCGACGGAAGCTCGCCAAGTGGACGACCACGTGTGCGGAGAATTTCGAAGACCGGATGCTGTTGCTTGACGCGGAATCGCAGGCGCTGAAGAACCCGGAGTCGGCGCTCGGCAAATTTGACGAGGCTATCGCGTCGGCCGAGCGACACGGGTTCACGCACAACGCCGGCACCGGAAACGAACTGGCCGGACGGCTCTCGCTGGCACTGGGGCGACGGACGGTCGCCACGGTCTATCTGCGGGCCGCAGTGAACGCGTACGCGCGTTGGGGCGCGTTCGCGAAAGTGCGCAGACTCGCCGCCGAGTTCTCCGAACTGGGAGTGAGCGCGGCTCCGGATACGCCGATTGCCCGCCCGACGCAGGGCCACTGGGACGTCGGCGGTACAGGGGAGACGATGGATCTCGACTCCCTGCTCAAGTCGGCGCAGACCATTTCCGGCGAGCGGCAGCTTGACCGGCTATTGGATCGCTTGCTGCGGCTGGTGCTGGAGAATGCCGGTGCCGAGCGTGGCTGCGTGATGGTCAGTCGCAACGGGGAGCTGCTCATCGAGGCAAGCGGTTCGGTGGAGGACGCCGCGATCACGGTCTTGCAGGCGGAGTCGGCGGAGGCGAGTACCGAACTGTGCTATCCCATCGTGCAGTATGTCGCACGCACCAAGGGCGATCTGGTGTTGGCCGACGCGCGCAGTGACGCGCGCTTCAGGACCGATGCGTACGTCGTTCGCCGGCAACCGAAGTCGGTGCTGTGCTTCCCGGTGCTCAAGCAGGGCGAGTTGATTGGCCTGCTATACCTCGAGAACAACTTGACCACCGGCGCGTTCACGCCGCAGCGATTGCAGGTGCTGCAGTTGATCGCGTCCGAGGTGGCAACAGCGATCGAGAACGCGCGCCTGAGCGAAAATCTGCTGCTCAGCGCGCACGCCCTGGAAATTGCCCGAAGCAAGGTTGACCTGCTGGAGAAGGCGAAGGTGGAGTTGGCGAAGTTCGTCCCCAAGTCGGTGCAGCGGGCCATCGAGGAAAATCCCGATGCGCCGAATCTGGAAAAGCGCGCGGCCGATGTGTCCGTGCTGTTCCTCGATCTCGCGGGCTACACGCGCATGTGTGAGGTGTTGGGGACTGATCGCGCCCACGACACGGTGCAGCGCTACTTCTCCAGTTATCTGGTGGAAGTGATCGACAACGGTGGTGAAATTGCCGAAACGGCCGGCGACGGCCTGATGATTCTCTTCCAGGACCCGGACCCCCGCGTGAATGCCACCGATGCCGCGCGGGCCGCCCTGGCGATCCGCCGCAAGACGCTCGAGCTCAATGCCACCGCCGCGCGGGACGGCGAGGCGGTGGTGGTGAATATCGGGATCAATTCGGGGCCCGTCTCGCTGGGCGCCACGAAGTTCGAGAGTGCGGCCGGGACACGATACACGTATACTGCCTCAGGCTCCACCACGAATCTGGCAGCGCGGGTCGGTGCGGTCGCGACCGAAGGGACCATCCTCCTCACGTCCGATACGGCTCGGCGCATCGAAGCGCGGTTCGCGCTGTCCGATCAGGGTCGACGCGTGTTGAAGAACGTGGCCGAACCCGTGTGGATCTACTCGCTGGATGCGGAAAGGCCAGCCGATCTTGGCACGACGCGGTAA